From Periophthalmus magnuspinnatus isolate fPerMag1 chromosome 1, fPerMag1.2.pri, whole genome shotgun sequence:
ttttattaaaaataaataaataaaaataagcctTTGTGATCTGATAATTACTTCAACTCAAACTCTGCTTTCATTTTGATTTAGATACATTGTGCAGCATTAAACACATCCATAGTTTGGATGTCCAAACTGTTGTAGAGCTTCATCAGTAGTGAATAATGTCCTTACTTAAGTGTTGTCTGTGTTTGTATACAGTTATCATACTGCAGTGTAGTGTCGAAAATGAGCCGCTTTTTGCAATGAACAGACTATTGTTCGTTCCATGAGTAGCCGTTAGACCCCGTGCCAGTGCTGCAGGGATTAACAATCTTTACTCTCCTCCACTTGAATCATTATTTTATGGTTTGTCATTGCAGGAAATTTACAATTGTTCTAAGTGGTCTTTTGTGTCAGTAAGCCATTTGTGATGTcaacattataaaaaacaaatgccTTTTTTTGTCATGTGTTTCACTGGTGCTCAGTCAAACCAAACGCCTGAATGTAgttaatagaagtagtagttaaTTAACATCAGTGTTGTAATGTATGTGGTTGTGCCCTTGGTGTTTATAGGACTACTAAGAGAGCTCAGACTCTGTATGATGGACAGCAGAGCAATCCTCCTGGAGTGTGCCACATCCCCATGGCTGAGCCATTCTGCAACAAAACAAGAGAGGTGGTTGTTATTTCTACATCCTGTTTATTTggtttgttctgttctgtttataCTGTTGACATAAATCTAAACTGTACTCCACTATCTGGTGCATTGGCAGGTTTTGGTGGAAGTGGCTCGAAGCCTCGGGATCAAGTGTCACGTGAAAGGGACCATGGTTTCAATAGAGGGACCACGATTCTCCTCCCGAGCAGAAAGTCTGATGTTCCGTCAGTGGGgcgctgatgtcatcaacatgacCACTGTGCCAGAGGTGGTACTCGCCAAAGAGGCCGGTTTGAGCTATGCtagcatcgccatggcaacagacTATGACTGTTGGAAGGAGCATGAGGAGGCGGTGAGTGGCTGGAGACTCAGTCATGAAcattaactttacattttttgtcttaCACAACTCTAATAGTCAAGTGATACATATTGAGGTAAGGGTCAATAGGTGCAAAATGGTGAGAACATTGCAATATTTGTTACTTTTACACAGTGtccatatattattattagattgtgtttatgaaataaaaataaatgtattgcaCATTTAAAGTGTAAGTTTCAGGGGTTAATGTATGGCTGATAGTATAATGTTGGCTACCACAAATAACCAGAGGATCTTTATGTAAATGGTGCATTTGACGTCTTAACTTTTCATAGTGTTAAATCTCACCGTATTTGGCAGCTTTGTCCAGTGTCAGTGGTTACATCATTAACCACCAAGTAACTGTACTGTACTCACGTCTGACTTCATACTCTACATCATGTACAGTGTGAGGGGAAGAGACTGTCTGTTTTGTCACTGATCGTGTAACCCATAATAACTCCACTTCCGAGATCCTGCAGCTGACCCATtgcccctcctgctcctctcaccACATCCTTCCGCCCACACTCTCTTCTCCGTCCACCACACCACCTCCTGcccccctccacccctctcctcccccgccccctccctccctcacacacactctcaggAGCTGCTCTGCCCGTCTCCGGTGGAAGCCATGACGGAAGTGATCGAGTCACATTGAGTCATCAGGGTTCAGTATCTTCATCCGGGCAGATCCGTCCAAAACATTGAATTTTAGACATGGCATGAtaacaaagtacacaaagtaacaATGTAGTGTAGTGAGACCAGGAAAACAAGACTCTGATGGGCAGCAAATATCCCACAGcattgatgatgattattattattattattaatacatccgctttatatagcacttttcattgTAACTCAGACACTTTACAATAGTTTAATATGAAACAAGgacaagacaaacaaaaacaagtattcAGGAAGCAGACTTTTGTGGAGGTTATAGGCTATGTGGAAAAGGTTAGTTTCGCTCTGCTTTTGAAGGCGGTTTAGTGATTCCGTCATATTGATGTGGAGTGGGAGGGAATTCCACAGGGTTGGGGCAGCATTAGCGAAGGCTGGGTCCTGCAAGGCCCAGTGCTTTGATTTCACTATGGGAGTGAGGATGTTTGAACAAATTGAGTAATGAGCACTCTAAATaacttattttgatttattcactGTTAAATGAATGGATAAAGAACAGTAGGCATGCAGCTGGGTAATCGTGCTCTCATAGAGCTTTGAGGAAATAGGTTGTGTGGCTTTCTGTAATGGAGGCTGCGTCTGTACAACTAATACAATTTCCACAAGTGATTATGGTAATTAAGATCAGTGCAGGCTAGATACAAGATCATGTGTAGTAATGAAAATACCTGAAACACACAATCTCCAGATATACAAGATATTTTAACAAATCTCAAAAAGTATAGGTTTTGCATCCAAAGTATAATTAAAAATCTTAACATTGACAGTGAAAAGGATTAATTAATTGACTGTAAATAGTTGCAGTTGGATatattaggcctgtcaccataatttATATATCCGCTTCAGTATGTTAGATGGAATAATTCTGGGTGGGTCAATATTTATACTTGTTTCTGTGTAAACTGCACACCTGACAGGACGACAGGTGCACCGGGGGAGAGGCACTTGACTGAAAGGTTAAAaagactcccgcacactgtcttactcttggttcacttttattagcaCAGCGTTTCGGTCCCTCTGATCTTCCTCGGGTATATGAGGACAGCCCCTGACGCTCCCCTTATATAAGTGAAGGGACAGTCCTCTTAAGAGTGATCAACCAGTcacaacagtaaaaaaatacattcagaaTTAGACCCAAGTATAACCGCAATATTGCACATATTTCAATTTGCACCAGTCTTTTATgagttaatatttatcatggggagtttttattatttttctgttcaaagGTTAGATTTAAGGAcagattttagtgtttttttctttagattttTTGGGGAATAATTCTGCCCTAGGGCtactgtgtcagtggcataaactagttttaatattattgttagtCGTCTGTGttttcttgagtaatatatcgcacttcaagtgtgttatggtgacaggcctttTGTATACACATGATTGCATGAAGCCTTTATATCTGTGCTTATTTTTTGTACATGCATTTTACTTAAAGTacttaaaaaagttaaatcacAGAACATTTCTGGAAAAGCTAAACCAGACAGTAACATGCAAACTATTAGAACAAAAGCAGACTATCTTGAAAGTGCTCACTGCAACAGAGACCACATTATTTACTAGCAGCAATAATTGTGCATAAACCGTCCAGAAAACATTAGAAGCATTCTCAAATCAGTATCAGTTTGAAATAGAAATCGactgatatgttttttgttttttttatgggtgatgccgataccgattgttttaaatgcagaaaaaacaacaacaaaaaaaacaacaacaatgccGAGGTCTGCTGATATTTTGGGGCTGATATGTAGGACcggttttgattattttccctcATCATCATTTGAATTTCCTAAAAACTCAGCCACAACCCTGTTTTACCACAAACTGGACAAGTGCAGTTTACTTTTGTCCTCATTGTAGTAAATTGTTCAAACAAAGTGAAGTTTgtggaatccctcagtcgtccaggtatgaaaaaaatcaaatctcactctaaaacttttgtccagttgacagaattgaatatttcttttgctgtggatcatgCGCacacgactgagggattacacagtgttcaaataaagctttatgcataTTCTTAAGGCAGCTGGTCACGATCTTCACTGTACTGACTTATCGCTCACTTTATGAAacctggaactatattttttgagGGTGAATATTTCttgtgttacattttctttgcactactggggaaTTTTTGGTTATTATAAGATTTaggctgtaaaaggttgaattaattaACTTATATGGCTCATTACACATGCAGatacacaattttttttaaaataatattgtagatttagaagcgtttttgtggtttaaatctgctcttggattattgtcagtggcataaattagtttcaatattatcgttaatTTACTTAAGCgatatatatcaaacttcaaaatgtgttatcgtgacaggcctactcatGTGAAGGATTAGTTTTAGGTTGTGACTTCATTCTCATTGTGCTCTCAGGTCTGTGTTGACAATGTGCTCAAGACAATGAAAGAAAATGCAAACAAGGCAAGCAGCATCCTCCTAACAGCCATACCCCAGATCAGCCAAATGGACTGGGGACAGACTCAGGCGTCCTTAAAAGTAAGTATTTGACATAACTATTAACAGGTAAA
This genomic window contains:
- the mtap gene encoding S-methyl-5'-thioadenosine phosphorylase — protein: MASSQTVKIGIIGGSGLDDPDILEGRTERYVDTPYGKPSDALILGKIKNVECVLLARHGRQHTIMPTNVNYQANIWALKEEGCTHLLVTTACGSLREEIQPGDIVIIDQFIDRTTKRAQTLYDGQQSNPPGVCHIPMAEPFCNKTREVLVEVARSLGIKCHVKGTMVSIEGPRFSSRAESLMFRQWGADVINMTTVPEVVLAKEAGLSYASIAMATDYDCWKEHEEAVCVDNVLKTMKENANKASSILLTAIPQISQMDWGQTQASLKAMAQSAVMLPKH